Proteins encoded in a region of the Teredinibacter purpureus genome:
- a CDS encoding type II toxin-antitoxin system RelE/ParE family toxin — translation MSAFTLTRRAKTDLKSIAKFTEKRWGREQRYIYIKQFDDTFHVLSNTPEIGNNCNHIKENYQRFPQGSHIIFYRIATQGSIQIIRILHKNMDVLSKFGGS, via the coding sequence ATGAGCGCATTTACTTTAACACGACGTGCTAAAACTGATTTGAAATCTATAGCTAAATTTACTGAAAAGCGCTGGGGACGAGAGCAACGCTACATTTACATTAAGCAATTTGATGATACATTTCATGTGCTTTCTAATACCCCCGAAATAGGCAATAACTGTAACCATATAAAAGAAAATTACCAAAGATTTCCTCAGGGTAGTCATATAATTTTTTATCGCATAGCGACCCAAGGCAGCATTCAAATTATTCGTATTCTCCACAAAAATATGGACGTACTCTCAAAATTTGGCGGCTCATAA
- a CDS encoding type II toxin-antitoxin system ParD family antitoxin: MALTLGEHFDGFISHQIQSGRYGSASEVIRAGLRVLEDKESKLDVLRQMLADGEESGTADYSYDSLMSELDAESHI; the protein is encoded by the coding sequence TTGGCGCTTACGTTAGGCGAACACTTTGACGGCTTTATTTCTCATCAAATTCAAAGTGGCCGCTATGGCTCTGCAAGCGAGGTTATACGTGCAGGTTTGAGGGTGCTTGAAGATAAGGAGAGCAAACTTGATGTATTGCGCCAAATGCTGGCTGACGGAGAAGAAAGCGGTACAGCTGACTATAGCTATGACAGCCTCATGAGTGAACTTGATGCTGAAAGTCATATATGA